A part of Paenibacillus donghaensis genomic DNA contains:
- the ilvD gene encoding dihydroxy-acid dehydratase: MAPAKKMRSDMITKGFDRAPHRSLLRAAGVKEEDFGKPFIAVCNSYIDIVPGHVHLQEFGKIVKEAIREAGGVPFEFNTIGVDDGIAMGHIGMRYSLPSRDIIADSVETVVSAHWFDGMVCIPNCDKITPGMMMGALRVNIPTIFVSGGPMKAGVDSKGKKLSLTSVFEGVGAHQVGKINDAELLELEQYGCPTCGSCSGMFTANSMNCLAEALGLALPGNGTILAVADERRQFVRDSATQLMELIKLDLKPRDIVTKESLDNAFALDMAMGGSTNTVLHTLALAQEAGIDYPLERINEVANRVPYLSKLAPASDYFIEDVHQAGGVSAVLNELLKKPGALYGDCMTVTGKTLAENVTGHEIMDTNVIHTLDNPYSEVGGLSVLYGNLAPQGSIIKVGAVDASVGGYHKGPAICFDSQESALEGIANGKVKEGHVVVIRYEGPKGGPGMPEMLAPTSQIVGMGLGAKVGLITDGRFSGASRGISIGHISPEAAEGGPIAFVVDGDIIELDLNNRKIELLVEEEVLAVRRSEWKGFEPKVKTGYLARYSKMVTNASNGAVLKI; this comes from the coding sequence ATGGCACCAGCCAAGAAAATGCGTTCAGACATGATCACCAAAGGCTTCGACCGCGCTCCGCACCGCAGTCTTCTGCGTGCAGCAGGCGTAAAGGAAGAGGATTTCGGCAAGCCGTTTATCGCGGTCTGCAATTCTTATATCGATATCGTGCCAGGGCATGTGCATCTGCAGGAGTTCGGCAAAATCGTCAAGGAAGCCATCCGTGAGGCGGGCGGTGTTCCTTTTGAATTCAACACCATCGGTGTGGATGACGGCATCGCCATGGGCCATATCGGGATGCGTTATTCGCTGCCAAGCCGCGATATCATTGCCGATTCTGTGGAAACGGTCGTGTCCGCACACTGGTTCGACGGCATGGTCTGCATTCCCAACTGTGACAAGATCACTCCCGGAATGATGATGGGCGCGCTGCGCGTCAACATCCCGACGATCTTCGTCAGCGGCGGCCCGATGAAAGCCGGCGTAGACAGCAAAGGCAAGAAGCTCTCCCTCACCTCTGTGTTCGAAGGGGTTGGCGCGCATCAGGTTGGCAAGATCAACGATGCTGAGCTGCTGGAATTGGAACAATACGGCTGTCCTACCTGCGGTTCCTGCTCAGGTATGTTCACGGCCAACTCGATGAACTGTCTGGCCGAAGCCCTTGGCCTGGCTCTTCCGGGTAACGGCACCATCCTGGCTGTAGCTGATGAACGGAGACAATTCGTGCGTGACTCCGCCACCCAGCTGATGGAGCTGATCAAGCTCGACCTGAAGCCGCGTGATATCGTGACCAAGGAATCGCTCGATAATGCTTTTGCGCTGGATATGGCTATGGGCGGCTCCACGAACACCGTGCTGCATACCCTGGCTCTGGCCCAGGAAGCAGGTATTGATTATCCGCTGGAGCGGATCAATGAAGTGGCGAACCGTGTGCCTTACCTCTCCAAGCTGGCACCTGCCTCCGATTATTTCATTGAGGATGTGCATCAAGCCGGCGGCGTAAGTGCCGTGCTTAACGAGCTGCTGAAGAAGCCGGGCGCCTTGTACGGCGACTGTATGACCGTAACCGGCAAGACATTGGCCGAGAACGTAACCGGCCATGAGATTATGGATACGAATGTTATCCATACCCTGGACAACCCTTACTCCGAAGTTGGCGGTCTGTCCGTACTCTACGGCAATCTGGCACCGCAAGGATCCATCATCAAAGTCGGCGCAGTAGATGCATCCGTAGGCGGCTACCACAAAGGACCTGCCATCTGCTTCGACTCCCAGGAGTCGGCTCTGGAAGGTATCGCGAACGGCAAGGTTAAGGAAGGCCATGTCGTTGTTATCCGCTACGAAGGACCTAAAGGCGGACCGGGCATGCCGGAAATGCTGGCTCCTACGTCCCAGATCGTGGGCATGGGTCTCGGCGCCAAGGTCGGCCTAATCACCGACGGCCGTTTCTCGGGCGCTTCCCGCGGCATCAGCATCGGCCACATCTCACCGGAGGCGGCTGAAGGCGGCCCGATCGCTTTTGTCGTAGATGGAGACATCATCGAGTTGGACCTCAACAACCGCAAGATTGAGCTGCTGGTTGAAGAAGAAGTGCTCGCAGTCCGCCGCAGCGAATGGAAAGGCTTCGAGCCTAAAGTCAAAACCGGCTACCTGGCGCGTTACTCCAAGATGGTAACCAATGCGAGCAATGGTGCGGTGCTGAAGATCTAA
- a CDS encoding family 43 glycosylhydrolase, giving the protein MSDDATAGRAGYEHFPEYGSAIYIMRMSDPWTLEGEHRLLTAPTLSWEKQGGMAINEGPVILQRNRLICLVYSASTTWSEDYALGMLTMSEAADPMEPLSWEKSMSPVFCKSVENGIYATGHNSFTRSPDDREDWIVYHALPAAGADVSLRATRIQKFGWNPDGTPDCGIPCSDTLQRYSCYSRPFG; this is encoded by the coding sequence TTGTCGGATGACGCGACTGCCGGCAGGGCGGGATATGAACATTTCCCTGAATATGGTTCGGCGATTTACATTATGCGAATGAGCGATCCCTGGACGCTCGAAGGGGAGCATCGATTGCTTACCGCACCAACGCTGTCTTGGGAGAAACAAGGCGGTATGGCCATTAACGAAGGTCCGGTGATCCTGCAGCGGAACCGCCTTATTTGCCTGGTATATTCCGCCAGCACAACGTGGTCTGAGGATTATGCACTGGGGATGCTCACCATGAGCGAAGCGGCTGATCCTATGGAACCGCTATCATGGGAGAAATCCATGTCACCTGTATTCTGCAAAAGTGTAGAGAACGGAATTTATGCTACCGGACACAATAGCTTCACCCGATCACCGGATGACAGGGAGGACTGGATCGTCTATCATGCGCTTCCGGCTGCCGGAGCGGACGTGTCTTTGCGTGCAACCCGTATTCAGAAATTCGGGTGGAACCCGGATGGAACACCGGATTGCGGGATTCCCTGCAGCGATACCCTGCAGCGATACTCATGCTATAGCCGTCCCTTCGGGTGA
- a CDS encoding glycoside hydrolase family 2 protein, translating to MLTEAAHTQVPRPEYPRPEFLRKEWLSLNGEWDFSFDDEGVGEEEAWYLADAPAFARTIQVPFAFQSKLSGIEDPSFHDVVWYRRTFEIPEDWDGKRIVLHFGAVDYLAKVWVNGQLVATHEGGHTPFQADITASLIQGSNTIVLRAEDFSRDVTLPRGKQYWLEQSAAIFYTRTTGIWQSVWIEPLTAVHLTKTMMTPDIDRNEIRLRMFLQGFKAADDLKLSITISYGGEVVAEDQYRVGAAEQLRTIGLGDFTDHGLGRLWSPEHPNLYDIQFRLVRNEEIIDEVAGYFGMRKVSIEDGRLCLNNRPYFQRLVLDQGYFPGGILTAPSDEALKRDVELAKEMGFNGVRKHQKTEDPRFLYWCDKLGLLVWSEAANAYEYSEAYVRRFTAEWQEIIERDYNHPSIVAWVPLNESWGVPNVQIDIQQQQHGLAMYHLTKSLDAMRPVVYNDGWEHMTTDLVTIHDYESRQEVLEERYATAESAVNAMPANRKIFVGGASYQGQPILVSEFGGIAFKKSDWEGWGYSGAENEADFLIKLKAVVDPMFTSPVIQGYCYTQLTDVEQEINGLLTYDRKPKAPLATIRNIMMHLHN from the coding sequence ATGTTGACAGAAGCAGCCCATACACAAGTTCCGCGTCCGGAGTATCCGAGGCCCGAGTTTCTCCGTAAAGAGTGGCTAAGCCTGAATGGAGAATGGGATTTTAGTTTTGATGACGAAGGCGTTGGTGAGGAAGAAGCATGGTACCTGGCTGATGCCCCCGCTTTTGCACGAACCATCCAAGTGCCCTTTGCGTTTCAGAGTAAGCTGAGCGGCATTGAAGACCCTTCTTTTCATGACGTGGTGTGGTACAGAAGGACCTTTGAGATCCCAGAGGATTGGGACGGCAAGCGGATCGTGCTTCATTTCGGAGCCGTAGATTATTTGGCCAAAGTCTGGGTGAACGGGCAGCTGGTGGCCACGCATGAAGGCGGACATACGCCATTTCAGGCAGATATCACCGCTTCGCTGATCCAAGGAAGCAACACCATTGTGCTGCGCGCGGAGGATTTCAGCCGGGATGTAACCTTGCCGAGGGGCAAGCAATACTGGCTTGAGCAGTCAGCCGCCATCTTCTATACCCGCACAACCGGCATCTGGCAGAGCGTCTGGATTGAACCGCTGACTGCGGTGCATCTCACTAAAACTATGATGACGCCTGACATTGACCGCAATGAAATCCGGCTTCGGATGTTCCTGCAGGGGTTTAAGGCTGCCGATGATCTCAAGCTGAGCATCACGATATCCTATGGCGGTGAAGTGGTTGCAGAAGATCAATATAGAGTCGGGGCTGCCGAGCAGCTTCGGACCATTGGTCTGGGTGATTTCACGGATCACGGTCTGGGGCGTCTATGGAGCCCGGAGCATCCGAACCTGTATGACATTCAATTCCGGCTAGTTCGGAATGAGGAGATTATCGATGAAGTCGCCGGTTATTTCGGCATGCGCAAGGTATCGATTGAGGATGGCAGGCTATGCCTGAATAACCGCCCGTATTTCCAGAGACTGGTGCTGGATCAGGGATATTTCCCTGGTGGCATTCTAACTGCACCTTCCGACGAAGCTCTGAAACGCGATGTGGAGCTGGCGAAGGAAATGGGGTTCAACGGAGTTAGGAAGCACCAGAAGACAGAAGATCCCCGTTTCCTGTACTGGTGTGACAAGCTTGGCCTGCTGGTATGGAGCGAAGCAGCCAATGCCTACGAATATTCCGAGGCGTATGTCCGCCGTTTCACTGCGGAATGGCAGGAGATCATCGAACGCGACTATAACCATCCAAGCATTGTGGCCTGGGTTCCGCTGAATGAGAGTTGGGGGGTTCCCAATGTTCAGATTGACATCCAGCAGCAGCAGCACGGACTGGCTATGTATCACTTAACGAAATCCTTGGATGCGATGAGGCCTGTGGTGTATAACGATGGATGGGAGCATATGACTACCGACCTGGTAACCATTCACGACTATGAGAGTCGTCAAGAAGTGCTGGAAGAGAGATATGCCACGGCAGAATCCGCCGTGAATGCGATGCCGGCAAACCGGAAGATTTTTGTAGGCGGAGCTTCGTATCAAGGCCAGCCCATTCTTGTATCGGAGTTTGGCGGAATTGCCTTCAAGAAAAGCGATTGGGAGGGCTGGGGTTATTCCGGGGCGGAGAATGAAGCGGATTTCTTGATTAAGCTTAAGGCTGTGGTGGACCCGATGTTCACTTCGCCGGTGATCCAGGGTTATTGCTATACCCAGTTAACAGATGTCGAGCAGGAAATCAATGGTTTGCTCACTTATGACAGAAAGCCCAAAGCGCCGCTCGCAACCATTCGCAATATTATGATGCATCTCCATAACTAA
- a CDS encoding ArsR/SmtB family transcription factor — MLELSLSDPDKLVTVTHALSTRSRVDILRLLNSKNLNIIEIAEKLKLPVSTVASNIKVLEAAELIHTELVPASRGAMKVCSRNYDDLHITLNLKKPMSTGVTHVYEVEMPIGHYSDCEVSPTCGMANAEGMLIKEDEPASFYHPKHVNAQLIWLRKGFLEYLLPMDIPAGARIESLELSMEMCSEAPNYDQNWPSNISVWVNHAEIGMWTSPGDFGDRRGKLNPNWWFDGSTQYGFLKTWRVDHEKTTLDMEKVSGVALNDLQMDQSPKLRLRIGINPDAVHQGGLNLFGRQFGDYEQHILMQVKYTMDQAEDNL; from the coding sequence GTGCTGGAACTTAGCTTGAGTGACCCGGACAAACTGGTCACGGTAACCCATGCCTTATCCACTCGTTCCAGGGTTGATATTCTTCGGCTATTAAACTCCAAAAACTTAAATATTATCGAAATTGCCGAGAAGCTGAAGCTTCCGGTCTCCACGGTAGCGAGCAATATCAAAGTGTTGGAGGCGGCTGAGTTAATTCATACCGAATTGGTTCCGGCATCCCGCGGGGCGATGAAAGTCTGCAGCAGGAATTATGACGATCTTCACATTACCTTGAACCTGAAGAAACCGATGTCTACCGGAGTGACGCATGTCTATGAGGTAGAGATGCCGATTGGCCATTATAGCGATTGTGAGGTATCCCCCACCTGCGGGATGGCTAATGCCGAGGGCATGCTTATCAAGGAGGATGAACCGGCGAGCTTCTATCACCCTAAACATGTCAACGCCCAGCTGATCTGGCTCCGCAAAGGCTTCCTGGAATATTTGCTGCCTATGGATATCCCTGCCGGAGCGAGAATAGAGTCGCTTGAGCTGTCTATGGAGATGTGTTCCGAAGCACCGAATTATGACCAGAACTGGCCTTCGAATATTTCTGTATGGGTAAATCATGCGGAGATTGGCATGTGGACCAGTCCTGGTGATTTCGGTGACCGGCGGGGCAAGCTGAATCCGAATTGGTGGTTTGACGGCTCCACTCAATATGGGTTTCTCAAAACCTGGCGTGTTGACCATGAGAAGACGACGCTTGATATGGAGAAGGTGTCTGGTGTTGCTCTGAATGATCTTCAGATGGATCAGAGTCCCAAGTTGCGTCTGCGCATTGGAATTAACCCTGATGCTGTGCATCAGGGCGGGCTGAACCTGTTCGGCCGTCAATTCGGGGATTATGAACAGCATATTCTGATGCAGGTGAAATATACGATGGATCAGGCTGAGGATAACTTATAA
- a CDS encoding acyltransferase family protein, with translation MLEDHSLQARGETFFLNLRFMLIVTVFVGNAIEPLIGNMSGLHSLYLWIFSFHMPLFVLVTGYFARKSLTGTAGCKVLLQLATQYLIFQSLYSLLDVSLFHVSNIHHSFFAPYLLLWFLASHACWRLLMLGMGRWSTGAQITFAVTAGVAVGYLQLDGVWFSISRTFVFLPFFVIGYHFSFGMFVKWVQKYVKIAAAAFSVLIFAVLAAIGSEFPLGWLYGSMTYMQLEAIEWYAGLYRLAVYALQITASLAFLGWVPYQVSRMTDWGRRTLYVFLLHGFIVRLAAVSGLYAYIGNAAGTVVLLLCAILSTVLLAQPGVKHLLHPLVEPSVDWMITLQRAALRRTP, from the coding sequence ATGTTGGAGGATCATTCGCTGCAAGCGCGTGGAGAAACCTTTTTTCTGAACCTGCGCTTCATGCTGATAGTTACAGTATTTGTGGGCAACGCCATTGAACCGCTGATCGGAAACATGAGCGGGTTGCATAGTCTTTATCTGTGGATCTTCAGCTTCCATATGCCCCTGTTTGTACTTGTTACCGGCTATTTCGCCAGAAAAAGCCTGACCGGGACGGCAGGCTGCAAGGTGCTGCTGCAACTCGCAACACAATATCTTATTTTTCAAAGCCTATACTCGCTGCTTGATGTTTCCCTCTTCCATGTGTCCAACATCCATCATTCCTTCTTCGCCCCTTATCTGCTCTTATGGTTCCTGGCCAGTCATGCCTGCTGGCGTCTCCTGATGCTTGGGATGGGCAGATGGTCCACAGGTGCACAAATCACCTTCGCCGTAACGGCGGGAGTAGCCGTCGGATATTTGCAGCTTGACGGTGTCTGGTTCAGCATCAGCCGCACATTCGTATTCTTACCCTTCTTCGTAATCGGCTACCATTTTTCGTTCGGCATGTTCGTCAAATGGGTTCAGAAATACGTCAAAATTGCCGCAGCCGCATTCTCCGTCCTGATTTTTGCCGTTCTGGCCGCAATAGGCTCCGAGTTTCCGCTGGGCTGGCTCTACGGGAGCATGACTTATATGCAGCTTGAGGCGATCGAATGGTATGCAGGTCTGTACCGGCTTGCAGTATACGCTCTGCAGATCACCGCCTCCCTGGCTTTCCTCGGCTGGGTGCCTTACCAGGTGAGCCGTATGACCGACTGGGGCCGCCGCACGCTTTATGTCTTTCTGCTGCACGGCTTTATCGTCCGTTTGGCCGCCGTTTCCGGATTGTATGCCTATATCGGCAATGCCGCCGGCACAGTTGTCCTGCTGCTCTGCGCAATTCTCTCTACTGTACTGCTGGCCCAACCCGGTGTTAAACATCTGCTCCACCCGCTTGTTGAGCCGTCCGTCGACTGGATGATCACCCTGCAGCGCGCCGCTCTCCGCCGTACTCCCTGA
- a CDS encoding alpha/beta hydrolase codes for MKRIITKSRVLIVVAIILVVAGLFIWRYLTPYAPEKKAETALISSGGVTVEQNDNWITFEPAVSTGTAVIMYPGALVKPEAYSPLARSVAAAGHPFYIAKMPFNLAVTKGDAAADIIRVHPGLSFVIGGHSLGGVMASRYASEHPDQLEGVFFLASYPDEKGSLKGTTLSVLSILGTEDGVMDLASYRKGRNYLPDNTVYYSVQGGNHAQFGSYGEQKGDGKATITEEEQQKRTAASMLDWLGNLR; via the coding sequence GTGAAGAGAATTATCACCAAAAGCCGTGTATTAATAGTGGTTGCGATCATCCTGGTTGTGGCAGGCTTGTTCATCTGGAGGTATTTGACCCCCTATGCACCGGAAAAGAAGGCCGAAACCGCGCTGATCTCCAGCGGCGGCGTAACAGTGGAGCAGAATGACAACTGGATTACTTTTGAGCCTGCGGTCTCAACCGGCACCGCGGTTATTATGTATCCGGGAGCGCTCGTGAAGCCGGAGGCCTATTCTCCGCTGGCCCGGTCGGTTGCTGCAGCCGGTCATCCTTTTTATATCGCTAAGATGCCGTTCAATCTGGCTGTGACCAAAGGAGATGCCGCTGCAGATATCATTCGTGTGCATCCCGGTCTCAGCTTTGTCATTGGCGGCCATTCGCTTGGCGGAGTGATGGCTTCGCGTTACGCATCGGAGCATCCCGACCAGCTAGAGGGTGTATTCTTCCTCGCTTCCTATCCCGATGAGAAAGGCAGCTTAAAGGGTACAACCCTGTCTGTGCTGTCCATTCTGGGGACGGAAGACGGGGTTATGGACCTGGCCAGCTACCGCAAAGGGCGTAACTATCTGCCCGATAATACCGTGTATTATTCGGTGCAGGGGGGCAATCATGCCCAGTTCGGAAGTTATGGTGAGCAGAAGGGCGACGGAAAGGCAACGATAACCGAAGAAGAGCAGCAGAAACGTACCGCCGCATCGATGCTGGATTGGCTGGGCAATCTGCGCTAG
- a CDS encoding HAD family hydrolase — protein sequence MPILHVNGQAIACQGILFDKDGTLLDLMATWGTWAELVIRSMEAHLTLIGGSFTGGKDGVLGTSHNGAGQLTGYDPSGPFSMATPEETHGILAWQLYSAGVPWNEALTRVMNMTKEASNELRKSRAVHPLPGLVPFLQQCAGASLKLGVVTSDEAQSTAEHLEWLGISGYFGTVVTRDRVIHGKPAPEMAETACRELGLDPEQTILIGDSNADMQMGRGAGLSLTIGIASPGAQEHLADADRLITGYDELKITVNI from the coding sequence GTGCCAATTCTACATGTGAACGGCCAAGCCATTGCTTGCCAGGGCATCTTGTTTGACAAAGACGGTACCCTGCTTGATTTAATGGCGACCTGGGGAACCTGGGCAGAGCTGGTCATCCGCAGCATGGAGGCTCATTTGACCTTGATCGGCGGGAGCTTCACCGGAGGCAAAGACGGGGTGCTCGGCACCTCGCATAATGGAGCGGGGCAGTTGACCGGCTATGATCCTTCAGGCCCTTTCTCGATGGCAACCCCCGAGGAGACACATGGTATCCTTGCCTGGCAGCTGTACAGCGCCGGAGTGCCGTGGAATGAGGCTCTGACCCGGGTAATGAATATGACCAAGGAAGCATCGAATGAGCTGCGCAAGTCGCGGGCGGTTCACCCGCTACCAGGGCTTGTGCCCTTCCTGCAGCAATGCGCCGGGGCTTCACTGAAGCTGGGAGTCGTAACCTCAGATGAGGCACAAAGCACGGCAGAGCATCTGGAGTGGCTAGGCATATCCGGTTATTTCGGAACCGTGGTAACGAGGGACAGAGTGATTCACGGCAAACCGGCGCCCGAGATGGCCGAGACGGCTTGCCGGGAGCTGGGACTGGACCCGGAGCAGACGATTCTGATTGGCGACAGCAATGCCGATATGCAGATGGGCCGGGGCGCAGGCCTCAGCCTCACGATTGGTATAGCCTCACCCGGCGCTCAGGAGCATTTAGCCGATGCCGATAGGTTGATTACCGGCTATGATGAGCTGAAGATTACCGTTAATATATAG
- a CDS encoding NAD-dependent protein deacylase, whose protein sequence is MDSQQTLASWIKNSSNIVFFGGAGTSTESGIPDFRSAAGLYQTEQHSPYPPEVMLSRSFFMSSPDIFFDFYRSKMIHPDARPGGAHQLLAELERQGKLKAVITQNIDGLHQLAGSRKVLELHGSIHRNHCMDCSRYYGLEQLLEKTAVVPRCTECGGIIKPDVVLYEEALDQAVLMEAVEAIAAADLLMIGGTSLTVQPAASLITYFRGSHTVLLNGDPTPYDHQADLIITDRIGQVMEAVGQLL, encoded by the coding sequence ATGGACTCACAGCAGACCCTGGCTTCATGGATCAAGAACAGCAGCAATATCGTTTTTTTCGGCGGCGCCGGAACCTCTACGGAAAGCGGCATTCCCGATTTCCGCTCGGCAGCGGGTCTCTATCAGACGGAGCAGCATTCCCCTTATCCGCCTGAAGTCATGCTCAGCCGCAGCTTTTTTATGTCCTCGCCGGACATTTTTTTTGATTTCTACCGCAGTAAAATGATTCATCCCGATGCCAGACCCGGGGGAGCTCACCAACTGCTGGCCGAGCTGGAACGGCAAGGCAAGCTCAAGGCCGTCATTACTCAAAATATTGACGGGCTGCACCAGCTGGCGGGAAGCCGCAAGGTGCTTGAGCTGCACGGATCGATTCACCGCAACCACTGCATGGATTGCTCCAGGTATTACGGGCTGGAGCAGCTGCTGGAGAAGACAGCGGTTGTGCCGCGATGCACCGAATGCGGCGGGATCATCAAGCCGGACGTAGTGCTGTATGAAGAAGCGCTTGATCAAGCGGTGCTAATGGAGGCAGTGGAGGCGATTGCTGCCGCCGACCTGCTTATGATTGGCGGCACTTCTCTTACGGTTCAACCCGCTGCCAGTCTGATTACTTATTTCCGCGGCAGTCACACCGTGCTGCTCAATGGCGACCCGACTCCGTATGACCATCAGGCAGATCTGATTATTACCGACCGGATCGGTCAGGTGATGGAAGCTGTCGGACAATTGCTGTAA
- the mgrA gene encoding L-glyceraldehyde 3-phosphate reductase gives MGYTASDTRYEEMRYNRCGRSGLKLPAISLGLWHNFGGIDSYENGREMILRSFDLGITHFDLANNYGPPAGSAEELFGKVLARDLAAYRDELVISTKAGFSMWPGPYGDYGSRKSMLASLDQSLARLGVDYVDIYYSNRPDPETPMEETMKALDYAVRSGKALYAGLSNYSAEQTVEAVEILRQLGTPLLIHQPSYSMLDRWIEGGLQDVLENQGMGSIAFMPLAQGLLSNKYLNGIPEGSRAAKPSTALNESRITPELLRQIRALNQLAVSRGQSLAQFAISWALRGGKITSALIGASRISQIEENIASLSHTEFTSEELERIETILKKSDEA, from the coding sequence ATGGGATATACGGCAAGCGATACACGTTATGAAGAGATGCGCTACAACCGTTGCGGCAGGTCGGGTCTGAAGCTGCCGGCCATCTCGCTGGGGCTGTGGCATAACTTTGGCGGGATCGATTCGTATGAGAACGGGCGCGAGATGATTCTGCGTTCATTTGACCTCGGCATTACCCATTTTGATCTGGCCAATAATTACGGTCCGCCTGCCGGATCGGCAGAGGAATTGTTCGGCAAGGTGCTGGCCCGGGATCTGGCAGCTTACCGCGACGAGCTGGTGATCTCCACGAAGGCGGGCTTCTCGATGTGGCCCGGGCCTTATGGGGACTATGGCTCGCGCAAGTCAATGCTGGCAAGCCTTGATCAGAGCCTTGCCAGACTGGGCGTCGATTATGTGGATATCTATTATTCGAATCGCCCGGACCCGGAAACGCCTATGGAGGAGACAATGAAGGCGCTGGATTATGCCGTCCGCTCCGGCAAAGCGCTGTATGCAGGTTTGTCCAATTACTCCGCAGAGCAGACTGTCGAGGCTGTGGAGATTCTGCGGCAGCTGGGCACACCTCTCTTGATTCATCAGCCCAGCTACTCCATGCTTGACCGCTGGATAGAAGGCGGGCTGCAGGATGTGCTGGAGAATCAGGGGATGGGCAGCATCGCTTTTATGCCTCTGGCCCAGGGGCTGCTGTCCAATAAATATCTCAATGGCATTCCTGAAGGGTCAAGGGCTGCGAAACCTTCTACGGCGCTGAACGAGAGCCGGATTACGCCGGAGCTGCTGCGCCAGATCCGTGCGCTGAACCAGCTGGCGGTTTCACGCGGGCAGAGCCTGGCCCAGTTCGCTATCTCCTGGGCACTTCGCGGAGGCAAGATTACCTCGGCGCTGATCGGAGCCAGCCGGATTAGCCAGATCGAAGAGAATATTGCTTCCCTGTCCCACACCGAGTTCACCTCCGAGGAGCTGGAACGGATCGAGACCATTCTTAAGAAGAGCGATGAAGCGTAA
- a CDS encoding AraC family transcriptional regulator has protein sequence MEHTYKVGSNPVYYDKQNLHVLFAGESQTLPMHQAGPKIYDYYLLHYIETGSGIFRTEERKYELGEGDCFLIHPGQLVSYISDKQHPWRYRWAAFSGNEADPLVREVGFSPLKPVLATAEQSVIPEALSSMLLAFNAHKDSARLTSLGYLYLIMGEAAERLTSSSRLPGADSQVQRTVKQMLYYMASQYAHPVSIEQMSASLGYNRAYLSRIFKQETGLSPVTYLLKLRIEKSRQLLRERPELSVEQVAASVGLTDALYFSRQFKRFCAESPTSYRLKTARYGDQTSS, from the coding sequence ATGGAGCATACGTATAAGGTAGGATCCAATCCTGTTTATTATGATAAACAGAACCTGCATGTTTTATTTGCCGGTGAGAGTCAGACCCTGCCGATGCATCAGGCCGGACCGAAAATCTATGATTATTATCTGCTGCATTACATAGAGACCGGGAGTGGCATCTTCCGCACCGAGGAGCGCAAATATGAGCTGGGGGAGGGCGATTGCTTCCTGATTCATCCCGGCCAGCTGGTCAGCTACATCTCGGACAAGCAGCACCCCTGGCGCTACCGCTGGGCAGCCTTCAGCGGAAATGAGGCGGACCCGCTTGTCCGGGAGGTTGGCTTCAGCCCGCTGAAGCCGGTGCTTGCAACCGCCGAGCAGAGCGTCATTCCTGAAGCGCTCTCCTCCATGCTGCTGGCCTTCAACGCCCATAAGGACAGCGCCAGACTCACCTCGCTGGGGTACTTGTATCTGATTATGGGTGAAGCAGCTGAACGGCTCACCTCCTCCTCGCGGCTGCCAGGAGCAGATTCGCAGGTGCAGCGGACCGTGAAACAGATGCTCTATTATATGGCTTCACAGTATGCCCACCCAGTCTCCATCGAGCAGATGAGTGCCAGCCTCGGCTATAACCGGGCCTATCTCTCACGCATCTTCAAGCAGGAAACCGGCCTGTCTCCCGTCACCTATCTGCTGAAGCTGCGGATTGAGAAATCCCGTCAGCTGCTGCGGGAGCGGCCGGAGCTGTCCGTGGAACAGGTTGCCGCCTCCGTGGGGCTGACGGATGCACTCTATTTCTCGCGCCAATTCAAGCGCTTCTGCGCAGAGTCGCCCACCTCCTACCGCCTGAAGACCGCCCGGTACGGGGATCAGACCTCTTCTTAG